In Solanum stenotomum isolate F172 chromosome 6, ASM1918654v1, whole genome shotgun sequence, one DNA window encodes the following:
- the LOC125867689 gene encoding calmodulin-like protein 3, producing the protein METDELKRVFHMFDRNGDGRITKKELNDSLENMGIFMSDSDLAQMINKIDVNGDGYIDIDEFGALYETIMEERDEEEDIREAFNVFDQNGDGYITVDELKSVLASLGLKQGRTVDDCKRMIKKVDADGDGMVNFIEFKQMMKSGGFAALS; encoded by the coding sequence ATGGAGACAGATGAGCTCAAGCGTGTCTTTCATATGTTCGACAGGAATGGTGATGGAAGGATCACGAAAAAGGAGCTGAATGATTCGTTAGAGAACATGGGGATCTTCATGTCTGATTCGGATCTGGCGCAGATGATCAACAAGATTGATGTGAATGGCGATGGCTACATCGATATTGATGAATTTGGTGCTCTATATGAGACCATAATGGAAGAGCGCGATGAGGAGGAAGACATTAGAGAGGCCTTCAATGTGTTCGACCAAAATGGGGACGGATACATTACCGTGGATGAATTAAAATCTGTCTTAGCATCGCTTGGTCTCAAGCAAGGGCGGACCGTTGATGACTGCAAGCGGATGATTAAGAAAGTGGATGCTGATGGAGATGGAATGGTGAATTTTATAGAGTTTAAGCAGATGATGAAAAGTGGTGGATTTGCTGCATTGAGTTAA